The proteins below come from a single Candidatus Effluviviaceae Genus V sp. genomic window:
- a CDS encoding 50S ribosomal protein L9 — protein MKVILTEDIPRLGAKGELVTIKDGYGRNYLIPSG, from the coding sequence ATGAAGGTCATTCTGACAGAGGACATCCCTCGGCTGGGCGCCAAGGGTGAGCTGGTCACGATCAAGGACGGCTACGGCAGGAACTACCTCATTCCGAGCGGCAA